From Streptomyces qinzhouensis, one genomic window encodes:
- a CDS encoding S28 family serine protease, with protein sequence MRKALRGVLSLALLIGTVSATGATAGAATAAEPAAGAAGAPATADIKDRILAIPGMSLIEEKPYPGYRFFVLNYTQPVDHRNPRKGTFQQRLTLLHKDTSRPTVFFTSGYGLNTSPRRSEPTAIIDGNQVSMEYRFFTPSRPAPADWTKLDIWQAASDQHRIHRALKKIYDRKWISTGGSKGGMTATYYERFYPRDMDGVVAYVAPNDIDNNEDSAYDAFLDNVGTEECRDKLNGVQREALVRRDALSAKYAEFAAANNYTFTTVGSLDRAFEAVVLDYTWAFWQYSMVADCGTIPDAKTATDQELWNTVNDISGFSFYTDQGLAPYTPYYYQAGTELGSPDVAQSHLDGLSRYGYQPPRNFVPREIPMKFKKNAMKDVDHWVRNNARQMMFVNGENDPWSAEPFRLGKGARDSFVHTVPGANHGARIDGLPAEQRAAATASILKWAGVAPATVQQDEAKAKRLTKADARLDKQELEREPALRP encoded by the coding sequence ATGCGTAAGGCGCTCAGAGGAGTGCTGTCTCTCGCGCTGCTCATCGGCACCGTGAGTGCAACCGGTGCGACGGCAGGCGCGGCCACCGCCGCCGAGCCGGCCGCCGGAGCCGCCGGGGCACCGGCGACCGCGGACATCAAGGACCGGATCCTAGCGATACCCGGCATGAGTCTCATCGAGGAGAAGCCCTACCCGGGGTACCGGTTCTTCGTCCTCAACTACACCCAGCCGGTGGACCACCGCAATCCGCGCAAGGGGACCTTCCAGCAGCGGCTCACCCTGCTGCACAAGGACACCAGCCGCCCCACCGTCTTCTTCACCTCCGGGTACGGGCTGAACACCAGCCCCCGGCGCAGTGAGCCCACGGCGATCATCGACGGTAACCAGGTCTCCATGGAGTACCGGTTCTTCACGCCTTCGCGGCCCGCTCCCGCCGACTGGACCAAGCTGGACATCTGGCAGGCCGCCAGCGACCAGCACCGGATCCACCGGGCGCTGAAGAAGATCTACGACCGCAAGTGGATCTCCACCGGTGGCTCCAAGGGCGGCATGACCGCCACGTACTACGAGCGTTTCTACCCGCGGGACATGGACGGTGTCGTCGCCTATGTGGCGCCGAACGACATCGACAACAACGAGGACTCGGCGTACGACGCCTTCCTGGACAACGTGGGTACCGAGGAGTGCCGCGACAAGCTGAACGGCGTCCAGCGCGAGGCCCTGGTCCGCCGTGACGCGCTGTCGGCGAAGTACGCCGAGTTCGCGGCGGCGAACAACTACACCTTCACCACGGTCGGTTCCCTGGACCGGGCCTTCGAGGCGGTCGTCCTCGACTACACCTGGGCCTTCTGGCAGTACAGCATGGTCGCCGACTGCGGCACGATCCCGGACGCGAAGACGGCGACGGACCAGGAGCTGTGGAACACCGTCAACGACATCTCCGGCTTCTCCTTCTACACCGACCAGGGACTGGCGCCGTACACGCCGTACTACTACCAGGCCGGTACGGAGCTGGGCTCCCCGGACGTCGCCCAGTCGCACCTCGACGGGCTGAGCCGCTACGGATACCAGCCGCCGCGGAACTTCGTGCCGCGCGAGATCCCCATGAAGTTCAAGAAGAACGCGATGAAGGACGTCGACCACTGGGTGCGGAACAACGCCCGGCAGATGATGTTCGTCAACGGTGAGAACGACCCGTGGAGCGCCGAGCCGTTCCGGCTGGGCAAGGGCGCGCGCGACAGCTTCGTGCACACCGTGCCCGGGGCCAACCACGGCGCCCGGATCGACGGTCTGCCGGCCGAGCAGCGGGCCGCGGCGACCGCGTCCATCCTGAAGTGGGCGGGGGTCGCTCCGGCGACGGTCCAGCAGGACGAGGCCAAGGCGAAGCGGCTGACGAAGGCCGACGCCCGGCTCGACAAGCAGGAACTGGAGCGGGAGCCCGCTCTGCGGCCGTAA